The nucleotide window AAATTGGGGGAGCTTACACAATTGTAGTTACGCCAAGATATGTTCCAGCGGTACTTCAAGATATTCGCACAAGTCCGATTGTAATTATTCGGGCAAACACTTTTTCGGAATATTTATACAACTGTATTGATAATGACGTGAGAGAAATTGACTACGAAGATTTTGATAATATCATCGTCAATAATCTTGGAAAAGACATCAGTAAAAACATTTCGGACCTGACTATTTCAAGGTTTGCAGCAAAAAATTAAAACTTACGATGATTACAATTACGAGAGAAAATAATATGGAATTAATGGCAAGATATCCAGACAACTATTTTGACCTTGCCATAGTCGACCCACCTTATGGGATTTTAAACAAAACAAAAAGAGGTGGCGACTACAAATTTAATATGGATGAGTACAGTCAATGGGATGTAAAACCCAATGATGATTACTTTAATGAGTTACTTCGGGTTTCAAAAAATCAGATTATTTGGGGAGGAAACTATTTCGGACAACTTTGGCTAAAAAGCGAATACAACAAAGGGTTTATTATTTGGGATAAAAACCAACCCGAAACATTGAATAATTTTTCAATGGCAGAAATGGCTTGGTCATCATTAGACAAGCCTTCAAAAATTTTCAGATTTAGTGTAAGAAAAAA belongs to Chryseobacterium gleum and includes:
- a CDS encoding DNA methyltransferase, which produces MITITRENNMELMARYPDNYFDLAIVDPPYGILNKTKRGGDYKFNMDEYSQWDVKPNDDYFNELLRVSKNQIIWGGNYFGQLWLKSEYNKGFIIWDKNQPETLNNFSMAEMAWSSLDKPSKIFRFSVRKNRNKIHPTQKPVELYEWLLKMYANQGDKILDTHLGSGTIAIACYNAGLSLTACEISETYYLKALDKIKEVIPESAIHTNDLDAFSLTFPEQTKSKNGLYKQYQEQVEQLRLFKEERAKYYAGVR